Within the Paenibacillus pabuli genome, the region CGGCTACTGGCAATTCCGTCGCTTGTGGGCAGATTCCTTGCTATACCGACTATTTGAACTGGTTTGGTTTCATCACGATTCCATTGCTTGCCCTGATTGCGTTTATCATCATAATTGTAATGTTGTGGGGAATTGGCAAAACACCAAAATCTTCTTTATAAGAAAGGACAGATGATGGATGAGTGGACAAGTCCGTTGGTTCATGCCGTTAATTATCATTCTGCTCCTTACGGCTGTGGGCTGCTCCAATGATAAGCAATCCCAGAGCACGGATACATTGGAGATGATTAAGGTGCAGCTCATGGTACCGGATAAGGTGTCAATCCAGGATGATGTTGCCCTGCAGATTAAACTGACGCAGGGAGGTCAGCCCGTGGATGATGCAGACCATGTGCAATTTCAGGTGTGGAATGAAAAAGATGAACCAGCAGCACCAGCTGAGGATCAGGGAATGATGAATCCTGAGGATCTTGAAGCTAAGGGAGCGATTACTGCTCAATCCACAGGGGATGGAATTTATGAGGCCAACTATGCGTTCGAGGAAACGGGCATATATGTCGTACAGGTCCATGTAACCGAAGGGGCCATGCATGCGATGCCGAGAACCAAGGTAACCGTAGAGAATGCTTCCAGCAATTAAAAGAAGAATACTCAGTTAAACGTTAAAACCCGTCAGACGAAAGTACAAGCCAATCAGGGCTGATGTACCACGTATGACGGGTTTTCTCATAATGATTACTTATATGTTCTGTACAAATAATCGAGATATTGCTCCACATCATGCTGGAATTGGGAGGTTACTCATTTCATATGAAGCCGGCTTCCCGCAAAAAGTGATGTACAATTCTCGTCTGGTGCTTGATTCGTACCGATCGCTTCAGGCTCCAGCAGGTTTCAACGGTAACGGAACGGGCCTGCAGCAATCTGGCCGCAGCTGTCCGGGCAGATCCAGGAAGCTCATGCTGCTTCAGATTGAAATGCCGATCACGAATGGCGATGGAACGATTCATGTGTTCAATTATTCTCCTGCATGTCGGAACGGCACGGCTTCCGGGATTGGTAATCAGCGTTTGACCCAATACACGGGAACTGAGCTGGGACAATCCATTGGCTTCATGCAGGTCGATCCACCAGTCTGCTCCATGTTCACGAGCCAGACGAAAGACGGCAGACGCAAGTGGATGCTTGGCTTTGGCAGATATGCGGCGGGGAAATGTTCTGTTCAGATCAGGATTGCCCCTGATTTTTTTGCCATAAGCCTTCTGGTTCACTCGTGGAATGATAATTAGAAGTCCGCGCTGAATGAAAAGCCGACCTGCCGTGCAATCATCTGCGAGTTTTTGTGCAGCAGCCATGCTTGCGGTTTCGTTTCCATGAACGCCGGAAGTGACAACCATCACGGGGCCAGACGCTGCACCACGTACCATGTAGTAGGGAGTGGAGTGTGTGCTGGACGCTGCTAATACATGTTTAGTGACAAGCATGAACTCACCTCCGTTACTACAGTACGTCATGTCCTTTCTGCATGTAACGGCATCCGAACAGGCCCTCATCCAGATCTGTCCAAAATGGGCCCATCAGTATACCTGGTGGATAATATCCTCGAAATCCGGTTCTTTCATCTCCACATCGATAATTTCGCCCCATTGTTCCAGCTGCTTCAGAATATTCATTGTACTCCACTCTTTTCGGTTAACTTGTACAGTAACGACCAGTCCGTCCACACCTGTAATCTGTATGGCAGAAGGTATGGAGTCCTGGATATGAAACGCCCCTCGGTAAGTCACCCGGATAATCGTGGGCAGACCAATCGTGTCCCGCAGAGAGGAGATCGTACCGTCATATGTGAGCTGGCCATGATTAATGACCATCACCCGACTGCATAACTGCTCGATATCATCCATATCATGCGTCGTCAGCAAAATGGTTTTGCCAAACTCTTCATTTAATGTCCGCAGAAACTGGCGGATGTTCCGTTTGGCGTTCACGTCCAGCCCAATCGTGGGTTCATCGAGAAAAAGCAGTTCCGGATCATGCAGCATGGAAGCTGCGAGATCTGCACGCATCCGCTGTCCGAGGGAGAGTTTACGGACAGGAGTGGCCCAGAAGGATTCAAGGTCCAGCAGTTCGGCAAACTGGGACAGCCGTTTCTTTTTGAGTTCAGCAGGTACACCGTACATTTCGGCCAGAATATCATACGAATCCTTCACGGGCAGATCCCACCAGAGCTGGCTGCGCTGTCCAAACACGACTCCCAGTCGTCTTACCGTTTGGCGCCTTTGCTGATGGGGATTCATTCCGGCCAGAAGAACTTCACCCGAAGTCGGGTGGAGGATACCGGTTAACATTTTGATCGTCGTCGATTTGCCTGCACCATTCGGCCCGATGTATCCAACGAACTCTCCTTTCGCAATATCGAAACTGATATCACGTACAGCTTCTTTGGACAGGTATTCACGTG harbors:
- a CDS encoding FixH family protein, which encodes MSGQVRWFMPLIIILLLTAVGCSNDKQSQSTDTLEMIKVQLMVPDKVSIQDDVALQIKLTQGGQPVDDADHVQFQVWNEKDEPAAPAEDQGMMNPEDLEAKGAITAQSTGDGIYEANYAFEETGIYVVQVHVTEGAMHAMPRTKVTVENASSN
- a CDS encoding succinylglutamate desuccinylase/aspartoacylase family protein; the encoded protein is MLVTKHVLAASSTHSTPYYMVRGAASGPVMVVTSGVHGNETASMAAAQKLADDCTAGRLFIQRGLLIIIPRVNQKAYGKKIRGNPDLNRTFPRRISAKAKHPLASAVFRLAREHGADWWIDLHEANGLSQLSSRVLGQTLITNPGSRAVPTCRRIIEHMNRSIAIRDRHFNLKQHELPGSARTAAARLLQARSVTVETCWSLKRSVRIKHQTRIVHHFLREAGFI
- a CDS encoding ABC transporter ATP-binding protein; amino-acid sequence: MITARQLQKEFKTPVVREGRFSGLRTLFSREYLSKEAVRDISFDIAKGEFVGYIGPNGAGKSTTIKMLTGILHPTSGEVLLAGMNPHQQRRQTVRRLGVVFGQRSQLWWDLPVKDSYDILAEMYGVPAELKKKRLSQFAELLDLESFWATPVRKLSLGQRMRADLAASMLHDPELLFLDEPTIGLDVNAKRNIRQFLRTLNEEFGKTILLTTHDMDDIEQLCSRVMVINHGQLTYDGTISSLRDTIGLPTIIRVTYRGAFHIQDSIPSAIQITGVDGLVVTVQVNRKEWSTMNILKQLEQWGEIIDVEMKEPDFEDIIHQVY